The proteins below come from a single Dinghuibacter silviterrae genomic window:
- a CDS encoding ABC transporter permease: MLLSYIKIAWRTLRKERLFTLLNLAGLSTGLACALLIWLWIADERGKDHGNPKDAQLYQVMQNLKEDGRYTTMSYTSGLLAAGLKADFPQVEYAATVIPASWFGDMGMGLLTVGDTLLKASGQFVSKDYFAIFRTPFVAGDAHGVMTDMHSIAMSEKLAREIYGSPQNALNKSIRWNQGQFDGTYLITGVFEDRPTSDTDPFDILLNFDLFGKKRPGIVTDWGNSDPSTFVRLKPGTDTAQFNALIANYVQKRQTYKEDKVLFVRRFSDRYLHDQYTDGHLSGGRIIYVRLFSLIAVFILALACINFMNLSTARASRRLKEVGIKKVVGARRSSLVLQYLGESVLMSFLALGLALALVSVFLPAFNSLTGKTLGLGWAVTVPAAVVALATGLFAGSYPALYLSGFTPIATLKGSLHTIPAELWVRKGLVVFQFVLSVSAIVGVLVIYRQLHYIQTRDLGYSRDHVIDFPVPVSDSLSERHAISFLNEVQNLPGVVSAGSHHHDFNGGHGGIGGFDWPGKKPGQELTFANLEVGTGFMRTMGIRMKEGRYMSDDSSAHNEIVFNEAAIRFMGLKHPIGQTITFWGMHKQIVGVAEDFNFESLYKTIEPAFFQVYSITDNIVIKIRAGSEHQVIEQVGSMYSRFYKGLSFDYRFLDDEYAKLYAAENRVSLLSRYFAGLAILISCLGLFGLAAFTAQRRQKEIGIRKVIGASVTRIALMLSRDFFRLVAIATLVAFPLTWWAMNRWLEAFAYRIRIGGDIFLISGGAIMGITLLTIGFQAVKAGRANPVNSLRSE; the protein is encoded by the coding sequence ATGCTGCTCTCCTACATCAAAATCGCCTGGCGGACCCTGCGCAAGGAACGCCTCTTCACCCTGCTCAACCTGGCGGGGCTTTCCACGGGTCTGGCCTGTGCCTTGCTGATCTGGCTTTGGATCGCCGACGAACGGGGCAAGGACCATGGGAACCCAAAGGACGCACAGTTGTACCAGGTGATGCAGAACCTGAAGGAGGACGGGCGGTATACGACCATGTCGTATACGTCGGGGCTGCTGGCGGCGGGGTTGAAGGCGGACTTTCCGCAGGTGGAGTATGCGGCCACGGTGATACCGGCTTCGTGGTTTGGGGACATGGGCATGGGGTTGCTCACGGTGGGGGATACCTTGCTGAAGGCAAGCGGACAGTTCGTGAGTAAGGACTACTTCGCGATTTTCCGGACACCCTTTGTCGCAGGAGACGCCCATGGGGTGATGACGGACATGCACTCGATCGCGATGTCGGAAAAGCTAGCCCGGGAAATATATGGCAGTCCGCAAAATGCGCTCAACAAAAGCATCCGCTGGAACCAGGGGCAGTTTGACGGGACCTACCTCATCACCGGGGTTTTTGAAGACCGGCCCACCAGTGATACAGACCCGTTTGATATTCTGCTCAACTTCGACCTCTTTGGCAAAAAACGGCCGGGGATCGTCACCGATTGGGGGAACAGCGATCCGAGTACCTTTGTCCGGCTTAAACCGGGTACGGACACGGCGCAATTCAATGCGTTGATTGCAAACTATGTGCAAAAAAGGCAGACGTACAAGGAGGACAAGGTCCTGTTCGTACGGCGTTTTTCGGATCGTTATCTCCACGACCAGTATACCGACGGACACCTCTCCGGCGGCCGGATCATCTATGTGCGGTTGTTCTCGCTGATCGCCGTTTTTATCCTGGCGCTGGCCTGTATCAACTTTATGAACCTTTCCACGGCGCGGGCGTCCAGAAGGCTGAAGGAAGTGGGTATCAAAAAAGTGGTGGGCGCCCGGAGGAGTTCGCTTGTACTTCAATATTTGGGAGAGTCGGTATTGATGAGCTTCCTGGCGCTGGGCCTGGCGTTGGCCCTGGTGTCGGTTTTCCTGCCGGCTTTTAACAGCCTGACCGGGAAGACGCTGGGACTGGGGTGGGCGGTGACGGTCCCTGCGGCCGTCGTGGCGCTGGCCACGGGTCTTTTTGCGGGGAGCTACCCGGCCTTGTACCTGTCGGGTTTTACACCCATCGCCACGCTGAAGGGGTCGCTCCACACGATTCCCGCGGAGCTGTGGGTGCGCAAGGGGCTGGTCGTTTTTCAGTTTGTGCTTTCCGTGAGCGCGATTGTCGGTGTCCTGGTCATTTACCGTCAGCTGCACTATATCCAAACCAGGGACCTGGGTTATAGCCGGGACCACGTGATTGATTTTCCGGTACCCGTCAGCGATAGCCTGAGCGAGCGGCACGCCATCAGCTTCCTGAACGAGGTGCAAAACCTGCCGGGCGTCGTCAGCGCGGGCAGCCACCACCATGACTTTAACGGGGGGCATGGGGGCATTGGAGGTTTTGACTGGCCGGGCAAAAAACCGGGCCAGGAACTGACCTTTGCCAACCTGGAGGTGGGCACGGGTTTTATGCGGACGATGGGAATCCGGATGAAGGAAGGGCGCTATATGTCCGACGACTCCAGCGCCCATAACGAAATCGTGTTCAACGAAGCCGCTATCCGGTTCATGGGGTTGAAACACCCCATCGGGCAAACCATTACCTTCTGGGGCATGCACAAACAGATCGTGGGTGTGGCCGAGGACTTTAACTTCGAGTCCTTGTATAAAACCATCGAGCCCGCTTTTTTCCAGGTATATTCCATCACCGACAATATCGTCATCAAGATCCGGGCGGGCTCGGAACACCAGGTCATCGAACAGGTGGGGTCGATGTATAGCCGCTTTTACAAGGGGCTGTCCTTTGACTACCGTTTCCTGGACGACGAGTATGCAAAACTATATGCGGCGGAAAACCGGGTTTCCCTGTTGTCGCGTTACTTTGCGGGTCTGGCCATCCTGATCTCGTGTCTGGGGCTTTTCGGCCTGGCGGCGTTTACCGCTCAGCGCCGGCAAAAGGAAATCGGCATCCGCAAGGTGATCGGGGCCTCCGTGACGCGGATCGCGCTGATGCTGTCCAGGGACTTTTTCAGGCTGGTGGCGATCGCCACCCTCGTCGCCTTTCCGCTCACGTGGTGGGCGATGAACCGCTGGCTGGAGGCTTTTGCCTACCGCATCCGTATCGGTGGGGATATTTTCCTGATCTCAGGAGGCGCCATCATGGGGATCACGCTCCTGACCATCGGGTTCCAGGCGGTGAAGGCAGGCAGGGCCAACCCGGTGAACAGCCTCCGGTCAGAATGA
- a CDS encoding contact-dependent growth inhibition system immunity protein yields MSSLEQLENDPRPVRAAAALIERCQRLRKVPVGDLSPGDLRVLISQQIGLQHLVPLALGLLDKNPLLEAELYPGDLLGALFNVDTAYWNEHPDQQKQVWALKTRAKKME; encoded by the coding sequence ATGAGTTCCCTTGAACAATTGGAAAACGACCCCCGCCCGGTGCGAGCCGCCGCCGCCCTGATAGAGCGCTGCCAGCGCCTCCGGAAAGTACCCGTGGGCGACCTTTCCCCAGGCGACCTGCGCGTATTGATTTCCCAGCAAATTGGGCTGCAACACCTCGTCCCGCTGGCGCTCGGCCTCCTGGACAAAAACCCCCTCCTGGAAGCGGAACTTTACCCCGGCGACCTGCTGGGGGCTTTGTTCAATGTCGATACCGCGTACTGGAATGAACATCCGGACCAGCAAAAACAGGTGTGGGCCCTGAAGACCCGGGCGAAAAAGATGGAATAG
- a CDS encoding DEAD/DEAH box helicase codes for MSFEQLHLIAPIADALKKKGYTQPTPIQAQSIPVVLRGKDLLGCAQTGTGKTAAFAIPILQTLFLMKRGGDWNPGIKALILTPTRELAIQINDSCKAYGQGTGIRHEVIFGGVSAVPQIQALKKGTDILIATPGRLLDLMQQKVISLKDIKIFVLDEADRMLDMGFIHDVRKVIAQLPAKRQTLFFSATMPAEISGLADSILTDPIKVSVTPVSSTAETVEQSLYFVEKPEKRQLLPYLLKNKIQGRVLVFSRTKHGADKIAKDLIKHGIKAEAIHGNKSQNARQRALENFKSGATRVMVATDIAARGIDIQELEYVINYDLPNVPETYVHRIGRTGRAGASGRAISFCDTEEREFLRDIQKLIKRTVPVVKDHPFAGRAVA; via the coding sequence ATGTCATTTGAACAATTGCATCTCATCGCGCCCATCGCGGACGCGCTGAAAAAGAAGGGATATACACAACCCACCCCTATACAAGCCCAATCCATTCCCGTGGTCCTGAGGGGCAAGGACCTTCTCGGCTGCGCGCAGACGGGAACGGGGAAAACGGCGGCCTTTGCGATTCCGATCCTGCAGACGCTTTTCCTGATGAAACGCGGCGGAGACTGGAATCCGGGCATCAAGGCCTTGATCCTGACCCCTACGCGGGAGCTGGCGATCCAGATCAACGACAGTTGCAAGGCGTATGGCCAGGGCACGGGGATCCGGCATGAAGTGATCTTTGGAGGGGTCTCTGCGGTACCGCAGATCCAGGCGCTGAAAAAGGGGACGGACATCCTGATCGCGACGCCGGGGCGTCTGCTGGACCTGATGCAGCAAAAGGTGATCAGCCTGAAGGACATCAAAATCTTTGTCCTGGACGAGGCGGACCGGATGCTGGACATGGGCTTTATCCATGACGTCCGCAAAGTGATTGCACAACTGCCGGCCAAGCGGCAGACCTTGTTTTTCTCGGCGACGATGCCGGCGGAAATTTCGGGACTGGCGGATTCGATCCTGACCGACCCGATAAAAGTGTCGGTGACGCCGGTGTCTTCTACGGCGGAAACGGTGGAGCAGAGCCTATACTTTGTGGAAAAACCGGAAAAGCGCCAGCTACTCCCCTACCTGCTTAAAAACAAGATCCAGGGCCGCGTGCTTGTCTTTAGCCGCACCAAACACGGGGCGGATAAGATCGCGAAGGACCTGATCAAACATGGCATCAAGGCGGAAGCCATCCACGGCAACAAGTCGCAGAATGCGCGTCAGCGTGCGCTGGAAAACTTCAAATCGGGCGCTACCCGCGTCATGGTGGCGACCGACATCGCGGCGCGCGGGATCGACATCCAGGAGCTGGAATACGTGATCAACTACGATCTGCCGAACGTTCCCGAAACCTATGTGCACCGGATCGGCCGTACGGGCCGGGCGGGCGCGAGCGGGCGGGCGATTTCTTTCTGCGATACGGAAGAGCGTGAGTTCCTCCGCGACATCCAGAAGCTGATCAAGCGGACGGTGCCCGTAGTGAAGGACCATCCGTTTGCGGGGAGAGCCGTGGCCTAA
- a CDS encoding bifunctional helix-turn-helix transcriptional regulator/GNAT family N-acetyltransferase, with protein sequence MDFYSKTGPMALGSRLRRLSERLTDQAGAIYALYGNDLQPKWFPVFYVLAEGGERSITDIAVDIGHSHASVSQIAGELAEKGYIKEKKGKNDARKRFIALTQKGKALAAAMQAQYEDVRTAVEQTMKEANHDLWRAIEDWEFLLDRKDLLGRVQDVRRAREAKRLRIVDFRPEHAKAFRDLNERWISTYFKMEEPDYRSLDHPQEYILDKGGHIFMALLDDKPVGTVALIPMAAQSAAKAAAQGAESAAPHGAMSAAPHGAMSAAPHGAMSAAPHGAMSTAPHGAMSAAPHGAKSVVADGAAADVVAADGARSAESAAAAAPQAPDTHELAKMAVSPEAQGLGIGWLLGQAAIERARTLHLRRIYLESNTLLKPAISLYYKLGFQRIVGQPSPYERANIQMELVL encoded by the coding sequence ATGGATTTTTATTCAAAAACGGGGCCGATGGCCTTGGGGAGCCGGCTCCGGAGGTTGAGCGAAAGGCTCACGGACCAGGCGGGCGCGATTTATGCGCTGTATGGGAACGACTTGCAGCCGAAGTGGTTCCCGGTCTTTTATGTATTGGCGGAGGGAGGCGAGCGGTCGATCACGGACATCGCCGTGGACATCGGACATAGCCATGCGTCGGTGAGCCAGATTGCGGGGGAATTGGCGGAAAAGGGATATATCAAGGAAAAAAAGGGAAAAAACGATGCCCGCAAGCGTTTTATCGCACTCACCCAAAAGGGCAAAGCGCTCGCGGCAGCGATGCAGGCGCAGTATGAGGACGTCCGGACGGCGGTGGAGCAAACGATGAAGGAGGCGAACCATGACCTTTGGCGGGCGATCGAGGACTGGGAGTTTCTCCTGGACCGGAAGGACTTGTTGGGCCGGGTGCAGGATGTCCGGCGGGCGCGGGAGGCAAAACGGCTGCGGATCGTGGATTTCCGGCCGGAGCACGCCAAAGCGTTCCGGGACCTGAACGAGCGCTGGATCAGCACCTATTTCAAGATGGAGGAGCCGGATTACCGTTCGCTGGACCACCCACAGGAATACATCCTGGACAAGGGCGGGCACATCTTCATGGCGTTACTCGACGACAAGCCGGTGGGGACAGTGGCGTTGATACCGATGGCCGCGCAAAGCGCGGCGAAAGCGGCGGCGCAAGGCGCGGAAAGCGCGGCGCCACACGGCGCGATGAGCGCGGCGCCACACGGCGCGATGAGCGCGGCGCCACACGGCGCGATGAGCGCGGCGCCACACGGCGCGATGAGCACGGCGCCACACGGCGCGATGAGCGCGGCACCACACGGCGCGAAGAGCGTGGTGGCGGACGGCGCGGCGGCGGACGTCGTGGCGGCGGACGGCGCGCGCAGCGCGGAGAGCGCGGCAGCCGCAGCGCCGCAGGCGCCCGACACCCACGAACTCGCGAAAATGGCCGTCTCCCCCGAAGCCCAGGGCCTCGGCATCGGCTGGCTGCTGGGTCAGGCGGCCATAGAGCGGGCACGAACATTACACCTGAGACGAATCTACCTGGAAAGCAACACCCTCCTGAAACCCGCCATCAGCCTCTATTACAAATTAGGATTCCAGCGAATCGTCGGTCAGCCGTCGCCGTATGAGCGGGCGAATATACAAATGGAGCTGGTATTGTAA